The Lolium rigidum isolate FL_2022 chromosome 2, APGP_CSIRO_Lrig_0.1, whole genome shotgun sequence genomic interval CACGGGTCAACCTCTTAGGGGTTTGCAGTGGAAGGCTCCAATCAGGAAAGAGGTTGGTATAGTACAGATTTGTCTCTAATGGTCCATCCAGTGTTCCAGTAAAATACACAAGACCAGAACTCTCATTGACACCAGCAATTTGGTCGACCATCCAATCACCTTGTGTGACAGGCCCTAAGCACTCACCATTCTTGTCATGAATATACAAGTGTCTAAATCCTGTACTCTCACTGGCCCAAATAAAGCCTCCTGGGTGCTTGCTATTCACTCCATTGTCTAGAGGAGTGAAACAATCGTGTAATGTTATCCATATATCATGCTCCTCTTCTAGTAAGACTTCCCTTTTACCTGTGGCAATATCGAACTTAAGTAGCTTAAGTTTTGTGTGGGTTCTGTTGAGAACTTGAACCGCAAGAGCATTATGATGCATCCAGCTAACTCTAGCTAGATATTCTTCATCACCATGAGCACCATTTGATTCTCCACAAAGGAGATCCATCCAAGTTACCTCTCCTCCACCAGAAGAAACAACTCCAAGACGAACTTTAACATTAGCTGCTCCAGCAAATGGGTAAGCATGATCTTCTTGAGCATCTAGACCAACAGAACTTTTGCCCTGATGCATAATTCTGTATAGTGGAATTGTAGATGAATCTACTTCAGTAAATGCAAGGTGTTTACTATCAGGAGACCACCAGAATCCCATCTTCCTTTCCATCTCTTCCTAAAGTGAGGAACGCAACTCATTAGATAGCAATCATCAAAACAAATTTCATACCAATGCTGATGGGTCATGGTGAGTACCTGTGCAATATACTCAGCAAGTCCATGCACCTGAAAAGATAGAACAAATACAAACAGTTAAATTTGGAGTTTTTCCGCACTTCCCCTGTATGTACAGTTCTAAGAATACTGTTAGCGAAAGAACATGCATGCTGTTAATGATGATGACGAATTATTGGTGGAAGGGGATGGACACTCGTTTTTTTGGCAGTTTAAGGGGGTGAATTTAAGCTTGCTAGCTTTCAGTTAAGCCCAAACATAAGCCAGCTGATTGGCCCTGGCTTTATCTTATTTTCGTGGCAGGCTCAATATTAACCTCAAATAAAAAGGCCATGGTAACAAGAGACTGACATGGAATATTTGAACTACAACTATTAATGATTACACATGTTGTGACAAATTATTAGTATACAGTTTCATAGTCATGTCGAGTTACATCTCAACAGCAAAGCATAAAGAAGGATCTAGGAAGTCAATATGGTATAATATTTTGCTGCATGCTGAACAAAACTTGGATATGGTAACACACAGCACCTGTGAATATGCTGGTATTAACACACTATTGTTAACAGAGAACCAAGGAACTACCTTTCCACTCTCTCTTGCACCGAAGGTCAATTGCCTAGTTTCCCCATCACCAAAACCCGAGTTATGTATCGTGCACTGCAGTTCATCATCCCTGACATATGCAATCATGGTCCCGTCTGGAGATAGATGTGGGTCAATAATTGGTGATGTAGAAGAACTTTCTAGCATGAGTACTGGTTCAGAGCCAGATAAATCCTGGAAGTAAACCTGTTAAAAAAAGCACAAAGTACAATTATACATCTCTTACGAATCAAATATCTCCAAGATGTACAAATATTTTCAGAAGCATCAAAACTATATCAATATCAGGATATGCACAATACAAGGCATTGCTGTGCAATGCCAGATTAACAATGAAGAAAATGAATGCAAACTCTCTCCCCAGTTATCTGATTCCTATCCAAATTCTTCTTCATCCAcctgttttctttcttttgttctGTGATACTTCATCTGTTCCCttttataagacgttttggcaggcttagttagcttgccaaaacgtcttataaaaGGGAACATAGGGAGTATTTGTCTATACAATCCTGCGCTGGGTTTTAACAGTACCGAGCAAGGCAATATGACCTTTACAATCTCATGCAACCAATATTCAGATAGGACTACTCTACGTATGTTTTCCAGTATCAATACAATTCTGATGTCCTAGTGTGCGGCATACATCCATCGTGGCAAAATTTGATTCTATGCATAGCAGTGGTGTATGTCAGCTTCCTAATGCACCAATACAAGATGTGGTACTATACATGAATACATCGTGCAAGATCACAAGCACAAATCTGCAGACACCAGTCGATTGAACTCTGTCTGTCTGTAAATTGCTAGAGAGGTAGAAAGAAATCAGCAAGATACAATATCAATCAGCTTAGTTTCAATCAATTAGCTTATTCGGCATAAAATCAACCGGGACTAGTAATCCGATGTAAGCTACCAATTCAACCAAACTCAATTTATGCGGTGAAGTAGCAGCAGAAAGTTGTAGGGAAATTACGAACCCCGGATGGGAGAGGCACGACAATGCCGGCACGAGAAGAGGGGGCGGCAGACCGACGGGCACGCCACTCGTAGCGTGTGACCCCAAGGCCACGCTCCCGGGAACGCTCGCGGCGCAGCCGCTCCTCGGCAGAAAGATTGCCCTCCTCGAGCCCGCCGCCGTCAGGCGGGGCGAACAGAAGCTCCTGGCGGCGCTTTGCTGGGTCGAAGGTGAACGCCTTGCGGTGGAGTGTGCCGTCGGGGCTGTACAAGAAGGCCACTCGCCGGTCGTCGGGGCTAAAGCTGAGCGCCACCGGCGACTCGTAGCCTGGCAGAGGATGCTGCACGATATCCTCCACCCTCATGCTGAGACACCCAGTGGATTCCTCATTGCCTCCGCagccgccggcgctgctgccggcgacgagGGGGTCGGCGAGGGGCATCTCCGTCTGGAGGCGCGGTTTCTTGCGGTTGTGCTGATCCGCCCCCGCCACGTCAAGCGATCGCATCGACCGCGAAGCAGCCGCCGGGAGCCCGGGTCTGTCCTCCCGAGATCGCGGTTTGTTTCCTTTACGGGCTGTAACACCGTGATCTTGCCGACGGAAGCCTGGGATCTTTCCGCCGGAAAGCCAAGAAACGACGAGCCTTCCCCTCCAAAGAGGTCGGAGAAGGGTCGCCGGAGGAGAGAGGATCGGCGGCAGTGGGGAATAGAGATCGGAGGCCGCCGCTTGGGGAAGGGGGAGGAAGAGAAGTGATTTTGCTTGGAGTTTGGTCTTTTGGTTGTTCCAAGGAGCCTATACTATCTGTAAGTTTGTTGAGCCTCACAGCCTATTcgcaatttttatttttttggattataCTTGTACTTTTTTGGGGGACGGGTATCGTGGTTGACTGGGTTCATCTGCAATCCTATCCTCGACTTGGATAAGAGATCTCCTTTAGTTTCTGAGAGGCTCTGGCTAAGAAATNNNNNNNNNNNNNNNNNNNNNNNNNNNNNNNNNNNNNNNNNNNNNNNNNNNNNNNNNNNNNNNNNNNNNNNNNNNNNNNNNNNNNNNNNNNNNNNNNNNNTTTTAAATATAAGTAAAGGCCACTTTAATTAAAAGCGAAACGTAGATACAAAGTGCAACAAGGCATACACAGCTTACAAACCAAAGAGAAAAAGCACAGACGCTATGATCACTAAGGCCATCGTCTACCCGAGCAGCCACCAGAGGAAGAAACATAGCTAGAAGGGAGCACCATCAGCGGAGGAACGAGCACGCCGGCTTTCCGGAAGAGTGATTAGTGTCCAACTCATGGCCTCCGACTCCGAAGAGGGACCCTTCCCTCTCGCCCTGGTCCGAAGAGCGCCGCCGTCGGCGGACGCGAGAAGCTCTCCCAAGAGCAAACCAGAGTAAGAACACCCAAAGAGCATGGAAGTGGGCAAGTCGGCTACCGCAACAGAGAGCTCCCGACGAGCGCCGTCAGCCGCCTCGGCACCACCAAGAGGAGGACGCAAGCTGCTGGGCGCTGGCGCACCACGAAGACCGgcaaacaagagcatcaaacctgGCCAAGCGCAGGGTTGACAAAGGAGAGAACGCACTGCCAAGCACCACCATGACCAACCGGAACCCGCCAACCACCCCTGCAATCCTCAGACGAAGCCTCCAGGAAGGGAACGCCATCGCAATGCCGCCAACGCCCACACGAGGAAAAAGGGGTTTTCACCCCGGGCAGGGGTGAGGGTGGGGAAGAAACAAGGGATCTCAACGCTGCCTCCGAGGAGGGAAACGGCGCCAGGAGCGTCGCCAGCGTCGTGGCCACCGCCGGCCGCAGGTTTCCTCGGTCCCGAGCCTCCCGCCACCATCCAGCAAACCAGAGCAAGCAGATCTGGCCATGGGATGCAGGTTTCACCGGCCGGAAAAGGGGGGATCTTCCGGAGACGAGCACACGAGCCGGCGGCAGCTCCCCGGCCACACCGGACGCCCGCCACCCCTCCGCCGTCCGCACGACCGGAGAGGAGGGCAAGCACTCACGGCCACCGCTCGCCGCGAGCCGGCGCCGTCCACCAGATCAGGGCCGCCGCCCTGAGGTCCAGAGCCCCCTCCGAGGACGCCGCCAGCAGCACCCTCCCTTACCTCCGGCTAGGCCCGAGGCCAGCCAGCGGCGACAGAAGAGCCACCGAGCAGCCCCACCGGCCACGGCGAACCCAGCGCGAAGTTCCTCCACCGATCTTCCGCGCGGGGGGGCGAGGgcccagatccccgccgcccccttcaccggcgtcgcgGGCTTAGCCCGGCGGCGCCTCTAGGGGCGGCGAGGAGGTAGAGGACGgctgggggaggcggcggcggcgcgactaGGGCTTCGCCTCCCtggtcgcctggagggggcgaccCGAGAGGCGTTTTCGGTCGTTCTCTGGCTAAGAAATTCGGTGGATGGAATGGAGAAGCTCATCTCAACTTAGGATGGAAATTTGGTGAAGGAAGGCTCATAAGTGTGGTTGTTTGGATAGAGCGTTTTAGTGTTGAGTTTTAGCAACACTTTTACTGTATAATTTATTTGTAAGCTTTAATTATTAATCACGCGAATTTACATGATTTATGGCTAAGAAATTAAGCAACTAATCACTTGTTCAAGTGTTGCAGTTGTTATTACAAATTGCTAGTTGGAATAAGTCATTGACCCCTAAAAATTGAGAAAAGGGATTGCTCCTATGAACAATATAACATCAGAATTTTCTTATCAAACATGAAGGAAATGAGCCTTTGCAAAACACTGAAGATTCCTCAAAGTATCCAACAACTTTCTCTATTTTTGCACAAATATGCATTCTCAGAAACAGAGGAAATTACACGTAACACCATATGTTGGCGCATGTTTTGCAAGGAACCACAACCATGACTTGTTTTTGCACAGAACACcatattttgttgtaattgttGCACACAACACTAAGTAGGGTCGTTACTTCGTTTGATACATAATTAGTCGCATAAGCCCACTGAGAGTACATACGTGGACTCCGGCGTGGACCCCGACAAGGACCTGCCGCATAACTCTTCCTATTGTTCGGCCCCACCGCCACCATCTCGGTCTCTGACCATCGTTGTCGCCTCCCTCCTCTGGAATGAATCCACTTTTTCATTCTCAATACTAGGGCCCGCCCCTGGTTCAGGGGCAAAATGGTCGAGGGGGGTAGGTTCTCCGGCGCAGGCGACGACGGTGGTGGCAACGCCTGCTGCGATGCCTGGATGGCCCTCGAGGTGCGCCTCGATCATCTACCGCCGAGCTTCGCGCTCGGCCTCAAACCACCGGCTCCACATCGGGGAGTCGAAGGTGTACACCGGATCCCGCTGCAGATCCAGTGGGAGATGGGCTTGGCTGCGGAGGATCTCCGGGCGGCACCCGAAGACGCGCAACAGGATGGCCAACACCGGCACCCGCGCATGGTTATTAAGATCAGCTAGCGCGTGTGCGTGGGGACGACAAGTGATTGGAGCGCGACCGCGATCTTCATTTATTAAGACCAgccggtgtttgtacgtgcgcatGGGCCCGCGTCTCCTCACCTCCCTCGGCCACTAATGGGCGGGCTCGAGGATTTTCCGAAAGGACGCGCACATACACGTTGCCATCTGCGGGCAACACATAACCAACCCATAGACCTAATTGTGTGTCAAACGAACTAATATCCCTATTTAGTGTTTTGTGCaacaattacaacaaaatatgGTGTTCTGTGCAAAAACAAGACATGGTTGTGGTTATGTGCAAAACAAGCCCCAACATATGGTGTTATGTGCAATTTCCTCTCAGAAACATGACATACTATGTACCCTAACTCTAAATCTGTGAGGATGATTAAATGACATGAAACTCAATTTTTGCATTTCCTTTCATTCTAGCAGGACCGCTTGGAATAGCTCCCAAAAATGTCGAGCTAAGTGATGTTCATTGTCTATGCATTCACATGTGTAGCTAGGTCTCGCACTTCCAAGTTGATCTGGAACCTTCAACCACAGAATTGGCATTCTTGTCCAACTCTATTTTAGAGAGTGCTATGTTAGGACTAGAACCTTAAAGCATATATTTTCGGGCCCAGCACAATGTTCCTCATAACTTGTAATTTTGATCCAAAACCTTCAAGTGTTCTATTCCAATACCTTTGCGGTGTTGTGTTTTCTGCAGGACTTATGAGCATGCGGGAACCACCAGGTGTAGAAGAACATGTACGTCAACTAGAGAGGGTTGAATAGTCAATGTTTTAAAATTAGTGAAAGTCTGGTTGCTTTTAACAATTTCTTTTTGTACTTCTTTCCTTAAAAAACTAAGCTTGCAAATTACAAAGAGCATACTTGTGGAAAAGTAGATTGGATGAATGTAAAGAACCTAGGAAAAGGATGCAAGCGCGAAGATGTATCTCGAGGTTCGGATAGTTGCGTTCTTGTTGGACGAGGCTCATACACGAATTCCGAAGGATATTAAGTCcttatcctatataactaagaagatcatccccactaacatatttctctcaacatgcagctatgccacctcagcAGGCCCACCACTAACATATTTTTcatgttattttatttttattttaaacagCAAATAATTGTTATCAGCCTGAAAAGACGTATAAACGTTCTGTTGTCCGTAGCCTTGCAACCCATCGCTTAGCCCACCACATAACGGTTCCTCTTCCTCACCAAAATATCTCGATCCACCATCTTCCAGACTTCCACCTCTCAATCAATCTCCATGGAAACGAAACGGCCGAGCATGATTAGGGAAGGCAAGCGGCCGTCGCATCTTAATTGCTTACTGCTTACCTATTTATGCCCACGGAGCCATGCATCCACGATTCTATGAGTGTTCCATCCGTAAATGTTCCTCTCAGCTCTTTTCCTGATCATCTTGGTCAGCGCTAATGTTAGTCTACTCCTACAAGTACATAACTTTGTCATCCTCACCGTGGTGTCATGGCGAAGATCCACCCTATCAACTCAAGGAGCATATGGCTGGCTTAAAGTATTAATCACTCTTTTGGTATGTTTCATACAAAATGGACTTTCTTATCTTGATTCGTCTCTCTACAGGTCACAAGTTCTTCGCTTCGGCCCGTTATATAGGGAGTGATATGGAGAGGAGATTTTTGCAGATCTCATTTGCTTCTTCGTGGCAGCGGATTACTTTTagttttagattttgataatcAATCTCCATTCTCTCTCAACATGGTCACCTCTGGCTGATACGGTGAAAAAAAACCTGACAAATTGAGGTTCAGCAGTTCAGGTTCTCCGTTCTCCAACCTTATTTCCTCAGGGCTCTGGCGTCAACTCACGGTAGTCCTCATGCAGCCGAATAAAACATCCTAGGTCCTAGGAGACCATTGATGTAAATTTCAATATGAAGATGACTGAGCATTGGTTTTTTCTGATTTCTGCATCTTTAATTTCTTCGAAAATATTTTACTCAACATGCCAAATTGAGAAGACCAGAATGGGGCAGGGACCTTTTCCGCACCAGCTACACAGCAACACTACGAGCGATGCATTCATTGAATCATGTTAGATTTTACCAATGAAGTTTATTGAAAATCATTCTTCGTACATCACCAACAATGGGATTTTTTTTCCGGTTGGCTAGCAGCTCTTTGTGCTCTAAAATACGCTTGCAACAAATGATCCAGGATTATTTTAAGAATTTGGCAGCACACTAAAATTGCAGCTTTTGATTTTAATCCCAAAGATATAAGGATCCATGTGATTGCGTCCACTACTATTTTCTATGAATTATTTATAGTTCCTCTGCAACTGTTGTTGTATGATGAGATTGTAACATCACTGCTTTATTGCATGTAATTAAATATtttattaaattgtttcttttattttttacttcAGGGCTATATGAATATATCTTATCAAGTTTGGATTTACACCTTTCTCCATCTTTTCCAATCTGCCTTCTGCACAAATGCTTAATGTTTGACCTTCCATTCTTCTATTGATCTTATAGTACACTTCTTCAACTTCCAAACTCTACGCTTTTACGTAAAGGATA includes:
- the LOC124692247 gene encoding dipeptidyl aminopeptidase 4-like gives rise to the protein MRSLDVAGADQHNRKKPRLQTEMPLADPLVAGSSAGGCGGNEESTGCLSMRVEDIVQHPLPGYESPVALSFSPDDRRVAFLYSPDGTLHRKAFTFDPAKRRQELLFAPPDGGGLEEGNLSAEERLRRERSRERGLGVTRYEWRARRSAAPSSRAGIVVPLPSGVYFQDLSGSEPVLMLESSSTSPIIDPHLSPDGTMIAYVRDDELQCTIHNSGFGDGETRQLTFGARESGKVHGLAEYIAQEEMERKMGFWWSPDSKHLAFTEVDSSTIPLYRIMHQGKSSVGLDAQEDHAYPFAGAANVKVRLGVVSSGGGEVTWMDLLCGESNGAHGDEEYLARVSWMHHNALAVQVLNRTHTKLKLLKFDIATGKREVLLEEEHDIWITLHDCFTPLDNGVNSKHPGGFIWASESTGFRHLYIHDKNGECLGPVTQGDWMVDQIAGVNESSGLVYFTGTLDGPLETNLYYTNLFPDWSLPLQTPKRLTRGTGRHSVILDHQLIRFIDVYDSVKSPPVIRLCSLLDGSIIMPIYEQPLTVQPLKKFQQLSPEMVQFSGKDGTSFYGTLYLPDEKKYGPPPYKTLINVYGGPSVQLVSDSWISTVDMRAQYLRSKGILVWKMDNRGSARRGLHFEGQLKYNIGRVDAEDQLTGAEWLIKQGLAKPGHIGLYGWSYGGFLSAMCLARFPEVFCCAVSGAPVTAWDGYDTFYTEKYLGLPSENSDAYEYGSIMHHVKNLRGKLLLVHGMIDENVHFRHTARLINRLMAERKPYEILLFPDERHMPRQLDDRIYMEERIFDFVERSL